The Candidatus Mycosynbacter amalyticus genome contains the following window.
GCTCGTCGAGGAATAATAACTTTGGCTTATGCAAGATCGCCTGTGCGATACCGACGCGCTGGCGCATACCCTTACTGAATGTTGCCAGTCGTTCGTTATCGTGTCCGGTGAAATCAAGCAGTTCAAGTACCTCAGCGATGCGTTTACGCGGGTTTTTCAAGCCCGATAACTTGCCGAAATACTCAAGATTTTCATAGAGCGTCATATTGTCGTAAAACTGGACGTTCTCGGGCAAGTAGCCGATTGACTGCTGGACAGCGCGTGATTGCTTTACGATGTCATGCCCAAGCACCGACGCCGTGCCGCTGGTCGGTGTCAGTAATGTCGTGAGGAGACTCACGGTGGTTGTTTTACCCGCACCATTATGTCCGAGCAAGCCGAATATCTCGCCAGTCTTTACGGTGAGGTTGAGACTTTTGACGGCAGGCTTAGCCCCGTATACAAGGCTGAGATCGTGGGTTTCGATGGCAATAGCTTTCATCTACTGCCGAGTATAGCCATCTATATATGAGACCAGCGTGAGAAATGCTAGTGCGATTTACTTGCTATGCGTCGCTGGCTATCTCCGTGCGACACCGCCAAATAGCCGACCGCGATGACAAGCAGGGTCGTCAGTACCAATGTCACTAGACTATCACCGTAGCCCATACCGCCGATGCTATGCGGCTTGCCGAGCCAGTCAGCCACCGATGCGCCAAGTGGCCGTGTTAGCACATAGGCGCACCAAAATGTGAGGATAGCATTGGCATTAAATAGCCAGTATGCAACTGCCGGAATAGCGATCAGTACGCCAAACAGGAGGATAGAATCGAAGTACCCAAGGTTGAGCGTCATCGCCGTCATATCACCGGCAGCCGTACCGAGCGCAAAGGTTGCCATGATCGTCAGCCAGTAGAACGCTTCACGTCGTGGCGTGTGAATACTATGGATTGATAGTGTTCCCTCAACTTTGTACCACAGCCCGAACATCACCAGCATACTCACCGCAAAAAAGATCGTCGAAACAACGTACGGAACACCGAACTGAATATGTAGCACGTCAGCCGCCATCGTGCCAAACACCGCTACCATAGCGACAGCAAACCAATAGGTCGCCGGTCTATACTCTTTCGCCCTGAACTGAAGCGTCAGCGCTACCAGTAGCAACAAAAAGCCACCAATCACGGCAATATACGGATTGATAACCACCACTGAATAATCTGCGGCAGCCTCGCCAAGCGCAGTTGTGAGCAGTTTGACTACCCAAAAGATCGCCGCGATCTGCGGTACTTTTGTGACAGTTTGCCAGGCAACGCGATGAGCGGTACGGTGATGCTCTACAGCCATATACATTTCATTGTAGCAGCGTGAATATGATAACATGATGAGGTACCTGCGCTATAAGACATGAACTTCTCCTCCATTGTGTCGTCGAGACAGATTTTTGGCTACTATGATAGTGAGAGATACGGCTATCGTTGCAGCAATCAGCCCGACGGCAATACCACCAAGAATGTCAGACCAGTGATGGACATGAGCAAATACGCGGGCAGCACCGATCAGAATAGCTACTGGAATCATCACTAGCCCCCACTTACGAGCATAGAAAAAGCTGATGAACGCCAGCGTCGTACCAAACGTCGTATGATCTGATGGAAAGCCGTTGTCCGGTGCGTGCGAAAACAGCGGCACAAGATGCTCACTCACAAATGGGCGTGGGTCGGTAATTACTAGCCCCGCAAGCTTGGCGAGGATAAACGCGCAGATGCCACCGATCGCTAGTGATATGAAATACTTTTTGCGCTCACCGCTTGGCAAGCGAAAAAAGATGATCGCAGCGAGGAGTGGCAGCACAAAAAAGAGATACTGCGCTACAAAAACGATCAGCCCATCAATCATTAGTCACCTCCGTTGTCTTTGCGTGTTTGCGTTTTTGCAAATGGACGACGGCTGGAATAAAGGACACGACCATAACGACAATCACAACTGGCAAAATATAGTGATCCATATTCGGAATGATACGGCCAAGCGTATAGCCAAGCAGTGTCACCACCAAGCCCCACAGCGTACCGCCAAGCACGTTATAGGTCAGGAACTTTTTGTATGACAGTTTGCTCACACCAGCGATTGTCGGTATGAACGTACGCACGATCGGCACAAACCGCGCAAAGATAATCGACTGCGCACCGTACTTTTCAAAGAACGCATGGGCTTCGTGCAGGTTCTTTTGCGAGAAAAAGCGTGAGTCCGGTCGCGTAAACAGTTTCGGTCCAACTTTTGAGCCGATAAAATAGCCGACGCTATCACCAACGATTGCCGCGACAACAACGATCACTAGCGTCAGAAAGATATTGAGATGTCCTTGCGACGCAAGTATGCCAGCAGTAATCAGTAGTGTATCACCCGGCAAGAAAAAACCAGCTAGTAACCCCGATTCGGCAAACACAATCACGGCAAGCCCAACATAGCCAAATGTCAGCCAGTACACCGGGTCGAGTAAATTATGCAGCACAGCAAATACTCCGTTTTCTTGATAGCAGACTGTTCATGTGGTTAGTATGCCTGATGCTAGATGGGATGAACGTGAGAATGTGACATAAAAAATATGGCTTGCCGCTCCTTGCCAAGCCATACTCGCATGTTTATTTGACCCTCCTTTCTAGGAGTATACGAATGTATACACTCTCTAGTATGAACCTCCAAATGTGATACGAACGTGAGAGCAAAATAATACGGCTTGGTCTCGCAGGCCAAGCCGTATCTGTATACAGCACTATAACTATAGTTTTGTTAGTCGTTTGTTTCGGCGTCTTTTTGACCGCCTTGCCATTCTGTCTATTTTGACCATTTCGGGTGCAGTGGGAGCTGTCATTTGCGGTGGTCATAAGATCATAGCTGCTCTACGGGTATTTTTTGGTGGTACGACAGCTATGGTAATTACTTACTTTATTGGCGCAAATGTCTAGCTGATTGTAAGCAAACTGCAAGCCAGTTAGTATACAATAGTACTATGCGCCTACTTGTCGTTGAAGATGAAGCCCGTATTGCTGAAGCTATAAAACGCGCCCTTGAACTGCATCACTATGCAGTCGATATTGTGCATGATGCAGATAGTGGTCTTACTGCTGCAGCCCATCCAGACTATGATATGGTCATTCTTGATCGCATGTTGCCTGGGAATAACGACGGTATTGGCATAGCCCAGGAATTACGTAACCAAGGTGTCGATACGCCGATCATTATGTTGACTGCACTAGGTGAAGTTGATGATCGGGTAGTCGGCTTGCAAGCCGGTGCTGATGACTATCTGCAGAAGCCGTTTGCCATGAAAGAACTGATTGCTCGCGTACAAACACTGTTTCGTCGACCTCGCTACACACTTGGCACGACACTGAAAATCGATGACCTGCAATATGACCCTGTGACATTTCAAGCTACACGCAGCGGTAAGCAGCTGTCGCTCTCGAACAAGGAAATAAAATTGCTGGAGTATATGCTTTACAATCAGGGTCAAGTGATAAGCAAAGACAAGATTATCACTCATGTCTGGGACGAAGATGCGCTGATCGTGCCTAATACTGTCGAGGTATACATGGGCTATCTTCGCAAAAAGATAGACGCTAATTTCCCCGACAGGCCACCACTTATACATACGGTTCGAGGGTTTGGTTATCAGCTAGGAGTAATCGCCTAAATGTTTAAATCGGCAACGGTCAAACTTACCCTTTGGTATGTGCTATTAGCGGCCACGCTTTGCCTTGCGTACAGTGTTGTCGTGTATCATCTTTCAACTGAAGAACTCGATGAGGCACTTAACCGGCAATACAGCAGCCTCATATCAACCGATGATCATGACAACGATAATGTGCCGCCACCGTATGCTGCGATACAAGAACACAGCAAGCATCTGCTCGGTGAATTAGTCTGGTTCAATATCACTGTTATTGCTGGTTCATCCGTTTTCGGTTACTTTTTAGCTCGACGAACACTGCGGCCAATTGAACAGGCGCATACGGCACAAATTCGTTTTACCGCCGAGGCCAGCCATGAACTTCGCACACCACTAGCTGCGATACGCGCCGATACTGAAGTTGCGCTCATGGAGAAAGGCTTAACCGCTAAAGCAA
Protein-coding sequences here:
- a CDS encoding ABC transporter ATP-binding protein — protein: MKAIAIETHDLSLVYGAKPAVKSLNLTVKTGEIFGLLGHNGAGKTTTVSLLTTLLTPTSGTASVLGHDIVKQSRAVQQSIGYLPENVQFYDNMTLYENLEYFGKLSGLKNPRKRIAEVLELLDFTGHDNERLATFSKGMRQRVGIAQAILHKPKLLFLDEPTSGLDPQGVKSLRDLILKLNKELGITIFMNTHLLSEVTQTCTSIGILRSGVLIYQNSLADTLKRFAGNGSLEDIYLQIDTTTER
- a CDS encoding DedA family protein, whose product is MLHNLLDPVYWLTFGYVGLAVIVFAESGLLAGFFLPGDTLLITAGILASQGHLNIFLTLVIVVVAAIVGDSVGYFIGSKVGPKLFTRPDSRFFSQKNLHEAHAFFEKYGAQSIIFARFVPIVRTFIPTIAGVSKLSYKKFLTYNVLGGTLWGLVVTLLGYTLGRIIPNMDHYILPVVIVVMVVSFIPAVVHLQKRKHAKTTEVTND
- a CDS encoding response regulator transcription factor — translated: MRLLVVEDEARIAEAIKRALELHHYAVDIVHDADSGLTAAAHPDYDMVILDRMLPGNNDGIGIAQELRNQGVDTPIIMLTALGEVDDRVVGLQAGADDYLQKPFAMKELIARVQTLFRRPRYTLGTTLKIDDLQYDPVTFQATRSGKQLSLSNKEIKLLEYMLYNQGQVISKDKIITHVWDEDALIVPNTVEVYMGYLRKKIDANFPDRPPLIHTVRGFGYQLGVIA
- a CDS encoding phosphatase PAP2 family protein, producing MIDGLIVFVAQYLFFVLPLLAAIIFFRLPSGERKKYFISLAIGGICAFILAKLAGLVITDPRPFVSEHLVPLFSHAPDNGFPSDHTTFGTTLAFISFFYARKWGLVMIPVAILIGAARVFAHVHHWSDILGGIAVGLIAATIAVSLTIIVAKNLSRRHNGGEVHVL
- a CDS encoding COG4705 family protein, whose amino-acid sequence is MAVEHHRTAHRVAWQTVTKVPQIAAIFWVVKLLTTALGEAAADYSVVVINPYIAVIGGFLLLLVALTLQFRAKEYRPATYWFAVAMVAVFGTMAADVLHIQFGVPYVVSTIFFAVSMLVMFGLWYKVEGTLSIHSIHTPRREAFYWLTIMATFALGTAAGDMTAMTLNLGYFDSILLFGVLIAIPAVAYWLFNANAILTFWCAYVLTRPLGASVADWLGKPHSIGGMGYGDSLVTLVLTTLLVIAVGYLAVSHGDSQRRIASKSH